The genomic window GGAAGATGAATTCAAATGGAGGGATTTGAAATTATTGGTTACCAATCCCACTTTTATATATATAACCTTACTGTGCGTCACTTTTTATTCTGCCGTTTTTCCTTTCGTTAAGTATGCACCCGATCTTCTGATGAATAAGTACGATCTGGAAAGGCAGATCAGCAGTAATATTTCTTCCATCCTGATGTATGGAACCATTGCTCTTACTCCTTTGTTTGGGTGGATTGCCGATTTTAAAGGAAAAAGCGCTACCCTGATGTATCTGGGCTCTGTGTTGTTAATTGCTGCGCATCTTATGTTCGCCAAAACCATGATACCTCCGTATATTCCTATTTTTATCCTGGGTGTGGCATTTTCACTTGTACCTGCTGCCATGTGGCCGGCTGTAACAAAGATTGTGGGAGAAAATAAAATCGGCACGGCCTATGGGGCTATGTTTTCAGTACAAAATCTCGGCCTTTGGGCACTTCCTATTTTGATCGGTATGGTACTGGATTCATCCAACCCGGATTATCAGACTGAACTGACCAACGCTCAGTATGTAACCTTGCAGGAGACAGGGGAATATCGGGGAACATATTATAAGGGTAAAGACGAGATTGGAAAGAATGCCGAATTTAAAGTTAAATATATTGTTCATGAGGATAGCTGTACCGGCAATATTGTTTGGAGGGCCATACATGAAGTACAATCCGGAGAAAACGGAGAATATACCATACGCGTTGGTGAGGAGGATATCATAACCCAGGCTGAATTTGAAAAGTTGAATATAGATCAGTATAATCTGGGCATTAGGGTTGAGGATATGGATAGAAAAAAGGAGCCGCTTATTGTGGATGAAACTTTGAATATAGGTAATACCGATGAACCATACTCTGGTATATACCGGAGTTCCGGCGAACTTATTACAAATGAAAAATTTGATGCACTGATCACAGTTTATAACCGGGAAAACAACGATGTGGTCTACAAGGAGAAGCAAAACCTTCGCACGGATGACCAGGGTAAAATGCATATCGAAATCGGGAAGGGTGTGGTTCAGGAAGCAGGCTACCGCTATTTTAACCTGAAGGATGGAACTTATTGTGCTGAAGTGCTTACTCCACTGGATTATACCAACTCAATGCTTATGTTATCATTGCTTGGAGTATTGGGCCTTTTCTTTGCATTCTTGCTGAAACGTGATGATAAAACCTCCGGTTACGGCCTGGAGAAGCCCAATAAAACCGAATAGCAATAAATCTGTCAAAGCCGGACAATTTTTTTCAGAGTCGTATAATTTACT from Bacteroidales bacterium includes these protein-coding regions:
- a CDS encoding MFS transporter translates to MAGRTLKDSVFMRWLVLIISSAVMFFNYYFYDALSPLKDLMQDNLGFSSSEYGTLMSAYSVPNIFLLMAVLGGIILDKIGIRITGFVFILLMAVGTTITAYGASEAYLAGGFGYGFMNSFWPSVSPALKMMYLGFFIFGLGAETSIVVLSKVIVKWFKGKEIALALGLNLAIGRLGTALALNLSPALAEVQWTNAIWFGVMLLWIGLLTFIIYIFLDIKIDRQIRETLPHDPEDEFKWRDLKLLVTNPTFIYITLLCVTFYSAVFPFVKYAPDLLMNKYDLERQISSNISSILMYGTIALTPLFGWIADFKGKSATLMYLGSVLLIAAHLMFAKTMIPPYIPIFILGVAFSLVPAAMWPAVTKIVGENKIGTAYGAMFSVQNLGLWALPILIGMVLDSSNPDYQTELTNAQYVTLQETGEYRGTYYKGKDEIGKNAEFKVKYIVHEDSCTGNIVWRAIHEVQSGENGEYTIRVGEEDIITQAEFEKLNIDQYNLGIRVEDMDRKKEPLIVDETLNIGNTDEPYSGIYRSSGELITNEKFDALITVYNRENNDVVYKEKQNLRTDDQGKMHIEIGKGVVQEAGYRYFNLKDGTYCAEVLTPLDYTNSMLMLSLLGVLGLFFAFLLKRDDKTSGYGLEKPNKTE